The genomic segment AAGCATTGTGAATTCCGGGTTATGGTAAACATCAATGTCCTCATTCCTGAAGACTTTACCAATCTCGTAAACCTTATTGAAACCCCCAATTATGAACCTCTTCAAGTAAAGTTCAAGGCTAATCCTAAGGTACCAGTCCTCATCAAGGGCATTAACATGAGTCTTAAAGGGCTTAGCCAAGGCACCACCGTAGACTGGTTGAAGTATTGGGGTTTCAACCTCCATGAACCCCATTGAATTCAAGAACTCCCTAATGGCTTGAATAATCCTGAACCTGGTTTGAATAATCCTCCTAGCCTCACTATTATAGAGGAAGTCAAGGTACCTATGCGTATACCTCCACTCAGTGGTGTATTTACTCCAGTCAGGTGGCTCAAGGAGCGCCTTAGCCAATAATGCGTAATCATGAACCAGTAGCGTTAACTCACCCTTAAGCGTGTAGAATAAGTCACCCTCAACCCCAATTACATCACCCCTATCCACATATCTATGAAACTCCTCAAACCTATCCCCAAGCTCATTAACCCTCAAGTAGAGTTGAAGCCTCTCACCCTCATCGAAAATATCAACGAATGAAGCCTTACCATGCCTCCTAACGTTAGCCACCCTACCCACCGTCCTAATACCCTTAAGGAATGGATCATGGCTAATAGGGTACTTCTTAGCTAGCTCCCTAATCTGACTTATCGTGTGGGTAATCTCAAATTTATGTGGATACGGGTTAACACCCCTACTCCTCAACTCCTCCACGATCCTTAACCTATTCGGGTCCCATTGAGGCTTATACATACTGATGCGTTAAGTTCAATGCGGATAGTCTTAATAAACATTGTACCACATGCAACCCATGGGTAAAGCCCTAAAAGCGCAGTGAAGTATAGTGTGTCTGATGCAGGTAATTGATGATGATTTAGTGGATGCATTGACAATCCTCGGCTTATCAAGGAAGGAAGCCACTGTATTAGCGTACCTACTCCTTAAGGGTAGTGCCACGGCTAGGGAGATTATGGCTGATTTATCTATTCACCAGCCTCAATTATACAATATAATGGTTTCACTTGAGAGGAAGGGTTTCATTAATGTTCAGCAGAGTAAGCCTAAGGTATATGCGCCAATAAGCATGGGGGTTATAATGGAGATGATTGAGGGTGAGATGCTTAAGCGTAAGCAAGCTGTGGTTAAGGCATTAACATCATTAACCAGGGGTGATAAGGCACGGAACCTACTATGGGTTACTAGGGGTATTGATAACGTTATCTATAATTCAGCATCCTTAATCCAAGAGGCCAACAGTGAATTATATGTATCAGCCCCACCAGTGTTATTGAGTAGGTTACTTAAGTACATGAGTAGCATTGATCCCAAGGTTAAGGCGTATATTTTAGTGTACCCTAGTTTAAATGATGAATTGTTAAATGAATTGAAGGGTATTAAGAGTGTTGTTGAGGTTAAGGTGAATAGGCTTGGCCCATTCTACTTCATTTCACCAAACGCGGAATCCTGCGTATTCGCATCCAGTAGGGTTAGTTTACTTAGGGAACCTGAGACATACGGGTACGTGTTTAGAGATAGGACAATGACTCTTCAATTCATTCACGGATTCTTCGATACATGGAGGCGGGCTCAGACGGTTTACAGGAGAGGCTTTAAGCCCTCTGACTACCCACTGGTTTTTAACTCACATAGATTCGCCACGTGGGAGATCCTTAAGGCTAAGGAATCTAAGCTAAGCATTGAGGTTAGGGTTAAGGGCTACTTAACGAGCAGTAATGAGGAGGTTGATGTAACTGGGATACCACTTAACGTAACGATAGATAGTGATATAGTGAACTTTGAACTATTACCCAGTAACGGCAATAAAGCATTACTCATAGGTGGTACTAACGCCTTAATTGAGGATATTGAATCAGAGTACATTGAAATCAGACTTATGAATCAATAAGTTACATTTGAATCAACTGAACCAGTAATGCTCCTAATTTATACTATATAATGTAGTAAAATTTTTAAACTTACGAGGCAGCTTCACCTATGTCTGGCAGGAGTAACTCAACCCTAGTTGTGAAAGCAATACTAGTGGCGGTGGTTATCCTGGCGGCAGCATATAGCGCAGTCACAGTGCAGGCTCAACAGAAGCCTCAAATAATAGGAGGCAACCCTGTCACAATAATATTAACACCAGGTTCACCCATGTGGAATCCCTATGCGCCAAGTAACATGATTGGCAACACATGGGATTACCTACCATTAGCGGCGTTTAATCCATTGACTGGCCAATTCTGGCCTATTCTAGCTGAGAATTGGACTGTTCAAGTTCTCCCCAATGGTAGTGGCATATTAACAATCTACCTTAGGCCTGGCTTATACTGGTATAATGGTTCAGTAGCGATTCCCTTCACTGCTTGGGATGTTTACGCTGAGTTCTACATTGGCATGAAGGTGCTCGCTTGGTATGTGCCTTGGATTAACCAATCCCTTGTTGATGAGGATATTAGAGTATTGAATAATTACACTATTCAATTCCTATTCCAAAGATGGACACCGTACATACCATATTGGCTATTAACAAGTTGGATTGATGTACCATACGCCGCATGGAAACCAATAGTGGATAAGTTAAGGACAATGAACGCAACGCAGG from the Caldivirga maquilingensis IC-167 genome contains:
- the lysS gene encoding lysine--tRNA ligase, with the translated sequence MYKPQWDPNRLRIVEELRSRGVNPYPHKFEITHTISQIRELAKKYPISHDPFLKGIRTVGRVANVRRHGKASFVDIFDEGERLQLYLRVNELGDRFEEFHRYVDRGDVIGVEGDLFYTLKGELTLLVHDYALLAKALLEPPDWSKYTTEWRYTHRYLDFLYNSEARRIIQTRFRIIQAIREFLNSMGFMEVETPILQPVYGGALAKPFKTHVNALDEDWYLRISLELYLKRFIIGGFNKVYEIGKVFRNEDIDVYHNPEFTMLELYWAYADYNDIMRLTEDLIHQVAVKVTGKDMVEYPIGEGKVEVKLTTPFRRLTMYEALSNELGKNVESMSDDELRRLMNENGLVPRGGQYVRGLMIEKLFDKLVAPKLIQPTFITDYPQETTPLCKPHRSKPGLIERFELYIAGMELANAYTELNDPQLQHKFFEEEAERFKGGDEEAHPYDYDFVLALSYGMPPTGGLGIGIDRLVMVLTGQYSIKEVIPFPMVKHNP
- a CDS encoding TrmB family transcriptional regulator, producing the protein MQVIDDDLVDALTILGLSRKEATVLAYLLLKGSATAREIMADLSIHQPQLYNIMVSLERKGFINVQQSKPKVYAPISMGVIMEMIEGEMLKRKQAVVKALTSLTRGDKARNLLWVTRGIDNVIYNSASLIQEANSELYVSAPPVLLSRLLKYMSSIDPKVKAYILVYPSLNDELLNELKGIKSVVEVKVNRLGPFYFISPNAESCVFASSRVSLLREPETYGYVFRDRTMTLQFIHGFFDTWRRAQTVYRRGFKPSDYPLVFNSHRFATWEILKAKESKLSIEVRVKGYLTSSNEEVDVTGIPLNVTIDSDIVNFELLPSNGNKALLIGGTNALIEDIESEYIEIRLMNQ